In Maridesulfovibrio sp., the following proteins share a genomic window:
- the aprB gene encoding adenylyl-sulfate reductase subunit beta: MPTFVNPEKCDGCKGGEKTACMYICPNDLMILDPEEMRAYNQEPEGCWECYSCVKICPQGAIEARPYGDFAPMGGTSIPMRSAEDIMWTVKFRNGNVKRFKFPIRTTPEGSIKPYEGKPEPGDLDSELLFTETALAQPKEVLGQKFDVAEADKTTAWKDLD, translated from the coding sequence ATGCCGACCTTTGTCAATCCGGAAAAGTGTGATGGCTGTAAAGGTGGAGAAAAGACCGCCTGCATGTACATCTGCCCTAACGATCTTATGATCCTGGATCCCGAAGAAATGCGGGCTTACAACCAGGAACCCGAAGGATGCTGGGAGTGTTACTCCTGCGTTAAAATTTGTCCCCAGGGCGCTATTGAAGCACGTCCTTACGGTGACTTCGCACCCATGGGTGGTACTTCCATTCCCATGCGTTCCGCTGAAGACATCATGTGGACCGTTAAATTCCGTAACGGTAACGTAAAACGCTTCAAGTTCCCCATCCGCACTACCCCTGAAGGTTCTATCAAGCCTTATGAAGGTAAACCCGAGCCGGGCGATCTCGACAGCGAACTCCTCTTCACCGAAACTGCACTGGCACAGCCCAAAGAAGTTCTCGGTCAGAAGTTTGATGTTGCTGAAGCAGACAAGACTACTGCTTGGAAGGATCTGGATTAA